One stretch of Tenacibaculum sp. MAR_2010_89 DNA includes these proteins:
- a CDS encoding porin family protein has product MKKLLLVAMMAFGLAVNAQETSFGITGGFSNMTVKASANGISASQGASGFYVGFFADIKVSEKFNIQPELAYTASFKNDNSTNVITMPILAKYYVAENFSILAGPMLDLIVDETGDEFNSFGLGLAAGAGYDFTDNLFATARYSFGLTNRVENAVVSTKVDYFQIGLGYRF; this is encoded by the coding sequence ATGAAAAAATTATTATTAGTTGCTATGATGGCATTTGGTTTAGCTGTTAACGCACAAGAAACATCTTTTGGTATTACTGGAGGTTTTAGTAATATGACTGTAAAAGCATCAGCAAATGGAATTTCTGCTTCTCAAGGAGCATCTGGATTTTACGTAGGTTTTTTTGCAGACATTAAAGTTTCTGAAAAATTTAACATCCAACCAGAATTAGCATACACTGCTTCATTTAAAAATGATAATTCAACTAACGTTATTACTATGCCAATTTTAGCTAAATATTATGTAGCTGAAAATTTTTCTATTTTGGCAGGACCAATGTTAGATTTAATAGTTGATGAAACTGGTGATGAATTTAATTCATTTGGTTTAGGTTTAGCTGCTGGAGCTGGTTACGATTTTACTGATAATCTTTTTGCTACTGCTAGATATTCTTTTGGATTAACTAATAGAGTAGAAAATGCTGTAGTATCTACTAAAGTAGATTATTTTCAAATTGGTTTAGGATACAGATTCTAA
- a CDS encoding outer membrane beta-barrel protein, whose translation MKKLLVVAMMAFGLAVNAQDGQFNIGANVGIPTGDASNATSFALSAEANYLFNVSDQFKVGPSVSFVNYFGKTIGNVGIGDFQFLPVSAAARFSPSDKFTFGGDLGYAVGMNTGNQGGFYYRPMIGYNVSEKLMVQATYSGITNDGATMSNFGLGVMFAL comes from the coding sequence ATGAAAAAATTATTAGTAGTTGCTATGATGGCATTTGGTTTAGCAGTTAATGCACAAGATGGACAGTTTAATATTGGAGCTAACGTTGGAATTCCAACTGGAGATGCTAGTAATGCTACTTCTTTTGCTCTTAGTGCAGAAGCAAATTACCTTTTCAATGTTTCAGATCAATTTAAAGTAGGTCCTTCAGTATCATTTGTAAATTATTTTGGAAAAACAATAGGTAATGTTGGTATTGGAGATTTTCAATTTTTGCCAGTATCTGCAGCAGCAAGGTTTAGTCCTTCTGATAAGTTTACTTTTGGTGGTGATTTAGGATATGCTGTAGGTATGAATACTGGAAATCAAGGAGGTTTTTATTACAGACCAATGATAGGATATAATGTTTCAGAAAAATTAATGGTACAAGCAACATATTCAGGTATTACAAATGATGGAGCAACTATGTCTAATTTTGGATTGGGTGTAATGTTTGCTTTGTAA
- a CDS encoding porin family protein, whose amino-acid sequence MKKLLVIAMVALGFTAKAQDIDFGVKAGVNFANLTGDIPDNSSVRTSFHVGGVVEFKITDKFSIQPELLYSAQGMKYEREQGRVNFEFTTKVDYLYLPVMAKYYLIDNFSIEAGPQLGFLLSAKTKAEAASVSNTQDFKENAENMDFGLNFGLGYKLNNGLNFGARYNLGLSNLAKENGTDIKNGVFQVSVGYNF is encoded by the coding sequence ATGAAAAAATTATTAGTAATTGCTATGGTTGCTTTAGGTTTTACAGCTAAAGCACAAGACATTGATTTTGGTGTAAAGGCAGGAGTGAACTTTGCTAACTTAACAGGAGATATTCCAGATAACTCAAGTGTAAGAACTTCTTTTCATGTTGGTGGAGTTGTTGAGTTCAAAATAACTGATAAATTCTCTATTCAACCAGAATTATTATACTCTGCACAAGGTATGAAGTATGAAAGAGAGCAAGGAAGAGTAAATTTTGAATTTACTACAAAAGTAGATTACTTATACCTTCCTGTTATGGCTAAATATTATTTAATTGACAACTTTAGTATTGAAGCAGGACCTCAATTAGGATTTTTATTATCAGCTAAAACTAAAGCTGAAGCCGCTAGTGTTTCGAATACTCAAGATTTTAAAGAAAACGCTGAGAATATGGACTTTGGTTTAAACTTTGGTTTAGGATATAAATTAAATAATGGTTTAAATTTTGGGGCTCGTTATAATTTAGGATTATCTAATTTAGCGAAAGAAAATGGTACAGATATTAAAAACGGAGTTTTTCAAGTTTCTGTAGGGTATAATTTCTAA